The following are from one region of the Ornithorhynchus anatinus isolate Pmale09 chromosome X1, mOrnAna1.pri.v4, whole genome shotgun sequence genome:
- the NDUFAF3 gene encoding NADH dehydrogenase [ubiquinone] 1 alpha subcomplex assembly factor 3, with protein MAGGAAVRALARSVPALSRPRGPPNWQPCRSHRLFPVDDEQFQRTTVTMLEKDSPHILFVDSYSPRGFTINGNRVVGPCVLIPQSILQWNVGTHQDITEESLSLFWMLEPRIEIVVVGTGNQMERLPPELLKAMRKRGIALEVQDTPNACATFNFLLHEGRVTGAALIPPPSRLYGSGSLPLPTE; from the exons ATGGCCGGGGGGGCCGCAGTCCGGGCCCTGGCCCGCTCGGTTCCCGCGCTGAGTCGGCCGAGGGGGCCACCGAACTG GCAGCCATGTCGGAGCCATCGCCTCTTCCCGGTAGATGACGAGCAGTTCCAGAGGACGACCGTTACCATGCTGGAGAAGGATTCGCCTCACATCTTGTTCGTCGATAGCTACAGCCCCAGAGGCTTCACTATCAACGGCAACCGGGTGGTGGGGCCTTGTGTCCTTATCCCCCAGTCCATCCTGCAGTGGAAT GTCGGAACCCACCAAGATATCACAGAGGAAAGCCTATCGCTCTTCTGGATGCTGGAGCCTAGAATAG AAATTGTAGTGGTGGGGACCGGGAACCAGATGGAGCGGTTGCCACCGGAACTACTGAAAGCCATGAGGAAGCGAGGGATCGCCTTGGAGGTTCAAGACACG CCTAATGCTTGTGCCACCTTCAACTTCCTGCTTCATGAGGGGCGGGTGACAGGAGCCGCCCTCATCCCTCCACCCAGCAGGCTGTATGGGTCTGGCTCTTTGCCTCTGCCAACGGAATAA